AAAGTGTATCTTGAACCCCTCCATGAAGAGTACGTGTATGAGCCTCAGCTATAACTAGATAAGTAAGAGTGGAATCCTTCGGCAAAATGTATATGTGTCTGGCAAACTCtgacaataattatagttCAAGACGACCTCCTAATCGTAGTAATACATCAGAGTCTAAACGAAAAGTAAGTTTTAAAAGTGCATTTGACCTTGGTAAGTCTCTTCCTGCTGATAAAGTCTTAAGTTCGAGAATAGTATCACCTTCGCTGAACGAAATAGAAGgagaagtaatttttttatctgtgGGAATATGTGCTAGAATGTCCGGGTGATTACTCATCTATTTCTTCAATGTGAATCCGCCCGCCATGCAGAACTGATCCAATTGCAATACTTTCATCTGAGCTATCGAAGAAGGGATCTCTTCTACTTCCCAAAATTTATGAACTAAATCATAAAGTCTTTATTAACCGATACGTGATAGCTATGTCTATTTTTCAGAAGGACTTTCACAATTAGTTGGCCCTGAAATAATCCATCCCAACTTGGTCGATTGAGCAACTGGAGAACCAATAGAACCCTTTATTAACTTATCTTCCAGCAAAGAACCATAAATGTCGGCTcctaatattaaatcaatagaACCGGGTGACAAGAATTTGGGATCTGCTAAACTAATACTTTCCAAATGAGGCCATGAAATTTCGGTAGCGTCAACAAAGGAATGGAATTAGTAAGTTTTGGAAGAATGTAAGCCGAAAACAGTCAAATCTAGATCAACACCAAAACGCGATCTCAATTTGAACGAAGTAAATACCTTAGTAGTATTGGCTTTCTGCTCCCCTATTCCTATTAAAGAGAGCGATGATTTGATACGAGGCAACTTAAGCTGTTGCACAACGCACTCGGATATTAACGAGACTTCTGATACCTGATCAAGTAGAGCACGAACCTTCCGAACTTCATTTTTCTTGGAAACTATTAAAACTTGCACGGTAGCCAACAATACACAAGGAGCTTTGAAACCTTTATAACAGTCGAATGTAATACTTAGGGTGTGTCCTTTTCTGCTTCTACTACATCGGGTTTGGACTCGATTGGAGTTTCTGATTTTAAGTTTTTAGTATTGGAAGAATTATCTGTTCTGTGTATAGTTGTGTGGTGTTTCTTATCACATGTACGACAACGCTTCGTGACTTTGCAATTCGCGACTCTATGCTTTCCTAAACAATTATAACACAATTTATGTTTGTTTACGAGGGCTAACTTTTGATCGGTagtttcatttatatatttaggaCATCTCACGATATAATGTTTCTCTTTACAAATAGGACACGACGTGGTATAGTTTTCCGATTGACCTTGATAATTAGTTTTAGCCGTAGCCTTATACGTAGTCTTTATACCTCGAGACCTTTCATACGCCTGAAGCGAGAAAAGACGAGTAACCAAAAATTCTGTAAGCTCTTTCCATGAAGCAGGGATTTTTGATGAACCTATTTTATCCTCCCAAGCCTTCACCGAGTCAGAATCTAACTTTAGTACTGTTGAGTAAACGAAAACATCATCCCATGTATCTACGGGTCGTTGCAAAGTTTCTAATGTCCTATGAATTTGAAGAACAGTCGTATACAAACGTTCCAATTCACTTGATGATTCTTTCGTCATAGGCTTCAGATTATGTAAAGAATCCAATGCCGTGTGGACTTGAAGTCGAATATTATCGTAAAAGGCTAACAACGATTCCCATGTTTTGTAAAAGTTCTCTGCGGTGAGAGTAGTATTCTGAATTAAATGAGCAGCGGTACCGCTTAAGCTTGTTTTTAAGTATTGTAACTTTTCAACTAACGACAACTTACTACTATTTATAACGAGAGAAGCAAACAAATCTCTAAAGTTAAGCCACTTTGAAGGATCACCATCAAATGATGGAATCTCAATAAGCGGAAGCTTTGAATAATGAGTGTCATGTGACGTAGGAAATTCATACGGTAACGATTGATTCAACGAAGAACTTGCTACAGCGGTTGCGTTATACTGAGATTCAGCCCTTGTTTCCACGGTTGGCTCTACACTAAGACTAgactttatcttttttgaagCTTCTAAATAACATGTCTCTGTATCCAAgtatatttgtttcttaaagtATGAATGAGTTTTAAGAATCAACGACCTTTCTTCGTCTGGAAGTACGGCTATAGCCATTAGAATGGCGTCATGATCATTACTAAATTTAGTCCAAAGATCAGTCAAAGAGGACAAATACCTATCCACTCTCTGATTCGTAATGTCCGAGGACCCTATtgcgataaaattatcataagcGTTAGTTATGAAATCTCTAGCTTTTAGTTGTTGACCGATAAGAGGTATTATCGAATCCATTTTTACTGAATTGTAATTATCTAGTAATATCAAAAGCGAATTGACTCAGGCGAAATGCTTTCCACGTGTCTCTAATTGTAAACTTTCGCGAAACTCTATGTGTCGTTTCCCCGATCCGGATTTCACACGTAATAGCAAAAGTATTCACAACTCAGtgattctatattttaatatctgtatCCGATTCACTTATCCGAAACTACAAATCCGGAATTACATATTCGAAACGACAATCCGGAATTATatatccggctcgaaggaccaatgtTTAGTACAAGCTCGCGCAGGAGCCTAGGCTTTAGATTTAATGAGTAGATGAAACGACACATACATTTTACTTTTCGAGGGAGAgatcatatattttacttggcag
The sequence above is drawn from the Temnothorax longispinosus isolate EJ_2023e unplaced genomic scaffold, Tlon_JGU_v1 HiC_scaffold_313, whole genome shotgun sequence genome and encodes:
- the LOC139824285 gene encoding uncharacterized protein, which translates into the protein MDSIIPLIGQQLKARDFITNAYDNFIAIGSSDITNQRVDRYLSSLTDLWTKFSNDHDAILMAIAVLPDEERSLILKTHSYFKKQIYLDTETCYLEASKKIKSSLSVEPTVETRAESQYNATAVASSSLNQSLPYEFPTSHDTHYSKLPLIEIPSFDGDPSKWLNFRDLFASLVINSSKLSLVEKLQYLKTSLSGTAAHLIQNTTLTAENFYKTWESLLAFYDNIRLQVHTALDSLHNLKPMTKESSSELERLYTTVLQIHRTLETLQRPVDTWDDVFVYSTVLKLDSDSVKAWEDKIGSSKIPASWKELTEFLVTRLFSLQAYERSRGIKTTYKATAKTNYQGQSENYTTSCPICKEKHYIVRCPKYINETTDQKLALVNKHKLCYNCLGKHRVANCKVTKRCRTCDKKHHTTIHRTDNSSNTKNLKSETPIESKPDVVEAEKDTP